From a single Phragmites australis chromosome 7, lpPhrAust1.1, whole genome shotgun sequence genomic region:
- the LOC133924361 gene encoding prohibitin-3, mitochondrial-like produces the protein MAGGPAAVSFLTNIAKAAAGLGAAASLLSASLYTVDGGERAVIFDRFRGVLPETVTEGTHFLVPWLQKPYIFDIRTRPHNFSSNSGTKDLQMVNLTLRLLSRPDVDHLPTIFTSLGLEYDDKVLPSIGNEVLKAVVAQFNADQLLTDRPHVSALVRDALIRRAREFNIILDDVAITHLSYGIEFSQAVEKKQVAQQEAERSKFLVAKAEQERRAAIVRAEGESESARLISEATAIAGTGLIELRRIEAAREIAAELARSPNVAYIPSGDNGRMLLGLNAAGFGR, from the coding sequence ATGGCCGGCGGTCCTGCGGCGGTGTCGTTCCTGACCAACATCGCGAAGGCTGCGGCAGGGCTCGGCGCCgcggcctccctcctctccgcgTCGCTCTACACCGTCGACGGCGGCGAGCGCGCCGTCATCTTCGACCGGTTCCGCGGGGTGCTGCCGGAGACCGTCACCGAGGGCACCCACTTCCTCGTGCCGTGGCTCCAGAAGCCCTACATCTTCGACATCCGCACGCGGCCGCACAACTTCTCCTCCAACTCAGGCACCAAGGACCTCCAGATGGTCAACCTCACGCTCCGCCTCCTCTCCCGCCCCGACGTCGACCACCTCCCCACCATCTtcacctccctcggcctagaGTACGATGACAAGGTGCTCCCTTCCATCGGCAACGAGGTGCTCAAGGCCGTCGTCGCCCAGTTCAACGCCGACCAGCTCCTCACCGATCGCCCCCACGTCTCCGCCCTTGTCCGCGACGCGCTCATCCGCCGCGCTCGCGAGTTCAACATCATCCTCGACGACGTCGCCATCACCCACCTCTCCTACGGTATCGAGTTCTCGCAGGCAGTTGAGAAGAAGCAGGTCGCGCAGCAGGAGGCTGAGCGCTCCAAGTTCCTCGTCGCCAAGGCGGAGCAGGAGAGGCGCGCGGCAATCGTGCGCGCCGAGGGAGAGAGCGAGTCCGCTCGGCTCATCTCAGAGGCCACGGCGATAGCTGGGACAGGGCTGATCGAGCTGAGGAGGATCGAGGCGGCCAGGGAGATTGCTGCAGAGCTGGCCCGCTCGCCGAATGTTGCATACATTCCTTCTGGGGACAACGGTCGGATGCTGCTCGGTCTTAATGCCGCCGGATTTGGCCGGTGA